The following proteins come from a genomic window of Micromonospora zamorensis:
- a CDS encoding MurT ligase domain-containing protein gives MPLRAKVASSVSRTAAALSRAAGRGDGSVIGGWIGLKIDPDLLAHLSAGRAIALVSGTNGKTTTTRLTSAAVGVLGRVATNSFGANMPSGHTSALAKAGSTPYAVLEVDEHYLAQVLEATEPHVVALLNLSRDQLDRAKEVAMMAQLWRAALVRHTNVRVVANADDPLVVWAATPPGDPARGINPPHVTWFSAGQRWHDDSWVCPECGSTIQRSGDQWWCTGCPLRRPEPNWVVEDEGVLDPTGAWHKVSLQLPGKVNLGNAATALAVAAEFGVRPVDAVSRLGIVTSVAGRYAQVDKDGRNIRLLLAKNPASWLEAFDMADDAPTLLSINARDPDGLDTSWLYDVDFAPLRGRQVLITGDRAYDLAVRLDVNDVPFQHVRTFDDAIRSVPPGRLEVIANYTAFQDIRAELDRVI, from the coding sequence ATGCCCCTACGGGCCAAGGTGGCCAGCTCCGTGTCACGGACCGCCGCAGCGCTCTCCCGGGCGGCCGGCCGCGGCGACGGTTCGGTGATCGGCGGTTGGATCGGCCTGAAGATCGACCCGGACCTGCTGGCCCACCTGTCGGCCGGGCGGGCGATCGCGCTCGTCTCCGGCACCAACGGCAAGACCACCACCACCCGGCTGACCTCGGCCGCGGTCGGCGTGCTCGGCCGGGTCGCCACCAACTCGTTCGGCGCCAACATGCCCAGTGGGCACACCTCGGCGCTGGCCAAGGCCGGCAGCACCCCGTACGCGGTGCTGGAGGTGGACGAGCACTACCTCGCCCAGGTGCTGGAGGCGACCGAGCCGCACGTGGTCGCGCTGCTCAACCTCTCCCGCGACCAGCTCGACCGCGCCAAGGAGGTCGCCATGATGGCGCAGCTCTGGCGCGCGGCCCTGGTCCGGCACACCAACGTGCGGGTGGTGGCCAACGCCGACGACCCGCTGGTGGTGTGGGCCGCCACCCCGCCGGGCGACCCCGCCCGAGGCATCAACCCGCCGCACGTGACCTGGTTCAGTGCCGGCCAGCGCTGGCACGACGACTCCTGGGTCTGCCCGGAGTGCGGCTCCACCATCCAGCGCTCCGGTGACCAGTGGTGGTGCACCGGCTGCCCGCTGCGCCGACCGGAGCCGAACTGGGTCGTCGAGGACGAGGGGGTGCTCGACCCCACCGGGGCCTGGCACAAGGTCTCGCTCCAGCTGCCCGGCAAGGTCAATCTCGGCAACGCCGCGACCGCGCTGGCCGTGGCCGCCGAGTTCGGCGTCCGTCCGGTCGACGCGGTGTCCCGCCTCGGCATCGTCACCTCGGTGGCCGGCCGTTACGCGCAGGTCGACAAGGACGGGCGCAACATCCGGCTGCTGCTGGCCAAGAACCCGGCCAGCTGGCTGGAGGCCTTCGACATGGCCGACGACGCCCCGACCCTGCTCTCCATCAACGCGCGCGACCCCGACGGTCTGGACACCTCCTGGCTCTACGACGTCGACTTCGCCCCGCTCCGTGGCCGGCAGGTGTTGATCACCGGCGACCGGGCATACGACCTGGCAGTCCGTCTGGACGTCAACGACGTGCCGTTCCAGCACGTCCGCACGTTCGACGACGCGATCCGGTCGGTCCCGCCCGGGCGGCTGGAGGTCATCGCGAACTACACCGCGTTCCAGGACATCCGAGCGGAGTTGGACCGTGTCATCTGA
- a CDS encoding DUF58 domain-containing protein, producing the protein MRAGLRGLTTRGRSFLAAAIAAAISAAILGEKDLLRVAVLLAILPLLAAAYVGRSRYKLACNRSLDPHRVPVGANSRVVLRLQNLSRLPTGTLLLEDRLPYALGSRPRVVLERLGAHQATSVAYTVRADVRGRYDVGPLVVRMTDPFGLCELTRSFPSTDHLTVIPQVTALPSVRLPGEYAGSGDSRARSVAVHGEDDAATREYRRGDDLRRVHWKSTARTGELMVRREEQPWESRATVVLDTRAYGHRGEGPTASFEWSVSAAASIAVHLRQAGYKLRLVTGSGADVDASEAGGDGALLDHLAEVRLDQRAELTDLVQRVRQRADGGLIIGLFGTVSVAEAELLAGLRGNGATCVGFLLNSSTWLSLPEKARAEAERAHAAAVLAMLQSGWRVVGVDHGGRLPALWPQAGRGSQGFALRAALAETVAGGVR; encoded by the coding sequence GTGCGTGCCGGGCTACGCGGGCTGACCACCCGCGGGCGCTCCTTCCTCGCCGCCGCCATCGCGGCGGCGATCTCGGCCGCCATCCTGGGCGAGAAGGACCTGCTCCGGGTGGCTGTGCTGTTGGCCATCCTGCCGTTGCTGGCTGCGGCCTACGTCGGGCGCAGCCGCTACAAGCTGGCCTGCAACCGTTCACTGGACCCGCACCGGGTTCCGGTCGGCGCCAACTCCCGGGTGGTGCTGCGCCTGCAGAACCTCTCCCGGCTGCCGACCGGCACCCTGCTCCTGGAGGACCGGCTGCCCTACGCGCTGGGCAGCCGGCCCCGGGTGGTGTTGGAGCGGCTCGGCGCGCACCAGGCCACCTCCGTGGCGTACACCGTCCGTGCCGACGTTCGGGGTCGCTACGACGTGGGCCCACTGGTGGTCCGGATGACCGACCCGTTCGGTCTCTGCGAGCTCACCAGGTCCTTCCCCAGCACCGACCACCTGACGGTCATCCCGCAGGTCACCGCCCTGCCGTCGGTCCGGCTCCCCGGGGAGTACGCGGGCAGCGGCGACAGCCGGGCCCGCTCGGTGGCGGTGCACGGCGAGGACGACGCGGCGACCCGGGAATACCGGCGTGGCGACGACCTGCGCCGGGTGCACTGGAAGTCCACGGCACGCACCGGCGAGCTGATGGTGCGTCGCGAGGAGCAGCCGTGGGAGAGCCGGGCCACTGTCGTCCTGGACACCCGCGCGTACGGCCACCGCGGCGAGGGGCCGACGGCCAGTTTCGAGTGGTCCGTCTCCGCCGCCGCGAGCATCGCCGTCCACCTGCGCCAGGCCGGCTACAAGTTGCGCCTGGTCACCGGCTCGGGGGCGGATGTCGACGCCTCGGAGGCCGGCGGCGACGGGGCGCTGCTCGATCACCTCGCGGAGGTCCGACTGGATCAGCGCGCGGAGCTGACCGACCTCGTGCAACGGGTCCGCCAACGCGCCGACGGTGGTCTGATCATCGGGCTGTTCGGCACGGTGAGCGTGGCCGAGGCCGAGCTGCTGGCCGGCCTGCGGGGCAACGGCGCCACCTGCGTCGGCTTCCTGCTGAACAGCTCCACCTGGCTCAGCCTGCCGGAGAAGGCCCGTGCGGAGGCGGAACGCGCGCACGCCGCCGCCGTCCTCGCCATGCTGCAGAGCGGTTGGCGGGTGGTCGGTGTCGACCACGGCGGCCGACTGCCCGCGCTGTGGCCGCAGGCCGGCCGGGGCTCCCAGGGCTTCGCGCTTCGCGCCGCACTGGCCGAGACGGTGGCCGGCGGCGTGCGATGA
- the leuS gene encoding leucine--tRNA ligase gives MSEAAAPAGDIPPFRYTAALADEIEIRWQDIWAREGTFHAPNPTGPLADPTHPRAGAEKLYVLDMFPYPSGAGLHVGHPLGYIGTDCYARYQRMAGRNVLHAMGFDAFGLPAEQYAVQTGTHPRTTTVANIERYKAQLRRLGLAHDERRSVATIDTDFYRWTQWIFLQIFNSWYDRDAGRARPIAELIAEFEGGNRSTPDGQAWAELSVAERRQVVDDHRLAYVSQAPVNWCPGLGTVLANEEVTADGRSERGNFPVFKRNLKQWMMRITAYGDRLIDDLDTLDWPEPIKLMQRNWIGRSTGAHIDFPTGQAPVRVFTTRPDTVFGATYMVLAPEHELVDPLVPAAWPDGTRDAWTGGHASPRAAVEAYRKTAAAKTDVERQSDTKEKTGVFIGAYATNPVTGGQIPIFIADYVLAGYGTGAIMAVPAQDERDWAFAEVFELPIVRTVQPAEGFDGKAYTGDGPAINSAAPERGLDLNGLGVADAKAAIISWLEANGHGTGAVTYRLRDWLFSRQRYWGEPFPIVYDSTGAAIALPEEMLPVELPEVDDFSPKTFASDDADSNPETPLSRRRDWVEVELDLGDGPQRYTRETNVMPQWAGSCWYELRYLDPTNSDRFVDAENEQYWMGPRGDGDCGGTDLYVGGAEHAVLHLLYARFWHKVLYDLGHVSSFEPFRKLFNQGMIQAYAYTDSRGSYVQAEEVMERDGAYYLGDLTVNREYGKMGKSLKNVVTPDDMCAAYGADTFRVYEMSMGPLEVSRPWETRAVVGSYRFLQRVWRAVVDEQTGALRVTEDPADGATRRLLHTVIDGVRGDMDGIRFNTAIAKLIQLTNGLTGLSATPREVAEPLVLMVAPFAPHLAEELWRKLGHDTSLTYADFPTADPALLVADTVTYPVQVNGKVRGRIEVPADTAEEAVRAAALEAVAAALAGKEPRKVIVVKGRMVSVVA, from the coding sequence ATGAGTGAGGCAGCCGCACCGGCGGGCGACATTCCCCCGTTCCGGTACACCGCGGCCCTGGCCGACGAGATCGAGATTCGTTGGCAGGACATCTGGGCGCGCGAGGGCACCTTCCACGCACCGAACCCGACCGGCCCGCTGGCCGACCCGACCCACCCCCGCGCCGGCGCGGAGAAGCTGTACGTGCTGGACATGTTCCCGTACCCGTCCGGCGCCGGCCTGCACGTCGGCCACCCGCTGGGCTACATCGGCACCGACTGCTACGCCCGCTACCAGCGGATGGCCGGCCGCAACGTGCTGCACGCGATGGGCTTCGACGCGTTCGGCCTGCCCGCCGAGCAGTACGCGGTGCAGACCGGCACCCACCCGAGGACCACGACGGTCGCGAACATCGAGCGGTACAAGGCGCAGCTGCGCCGGCTGGGGCTGGCGCACGACGAGCGTCGCTCGGTGGCCACCATCGACACCGATTTCTACCGCTGGACCCAGTGGATCTTCCTGCAGATCTTCAACTCCTGGTACGACCGTGACGCCGGCCGGGCCCGCCCGATCGCCGAGCTGATCGCGGAGTTCGAGGGTGGCAACCGGTCCACCCCGGACGGCCAGGCGTGGGCCGAGCTGAGCGTCGCCGAGCGCCGCCAGGTCGTCGACGACCACCGCCTGGCGTACGTCTCACAGGCCCCGGTGAACTGGTGCCCGGGGCTGGGCACCGTGCTGGCCAACGAGGAGGTCACCGCCGACGGCCGCTCGGAGCGGGGCAACTTCCCGGTCTTCAAGCGCAACCTGAAGCAGTGGATGATGCGGATCACCGCGTACGGCGACCGCCTGATCGACGACCTGGACACTCTGGACTGGCCCGAGCCGATCAAGCTGATGCAGCGCAACTGGATCGGCCGTTCCACCGGTGCGCACATCGACTTCCCCACCGGGCAGGCGCCGGTGCGGGTGTTCACGACCCGACCGGACACCGTCTTCGGCGCCACCTACATGGTGCTGGCGCCCGAGCACGAGCTGGTCGACCCGCTGGTGCCGGCCGCCTGGCCGGACGGGACGAGGGACGCCTGGACCGGCGGGCACGCCAGCCCCCGGGCGGCCGTCGAGGCGTACCGCAAGACGGCGGCGGCCAAGACCGACGTCGAGCGGCAGTCCGACACCAAGGAGAAGACCGGCGTCTTCATCGGCGCGTACGCCACCAACCCGGTCACCGGCGGGCAGATCCCGATCTTCATCGCCGACTACGTGCTGGCCGGCTACGGCACCGGCGCGATCATGGCGGTGCCGGCTCAGGACGAGCGGGACTGGGCGTTCGCCGAGGTCTTCGAGCTGCCCATCGTGCGCACCGTGCAGCCGGCGGAGGGCTTCGACGGCAAGGCGTACACCGGGGACGGCCCGGCGATCAACAGCGCCGCGCCCGAGCGCGGCCTGGACCTGAACGGGCTGGGGGTCGCCGACGCCAAGGCGGCGATCATCTCCTGGCTGGAGGCGAACGGGCACGGCACCGGCGCGGTGACCTACCGGCTGCGCGACTGGCTGTTCTCCCGCCAGCGTTACTGGGGCGAGCCGTTCCCGATCGTCTACGACTCCACCGGCGCGGCCATCGCCCTGCCGGAGGAGATGCTGCCGGTGGAGCTGCCGGAGGTGGACGACTTCTCGCCGAAGACGTTCGCCTCCGACGACGCCGACAGCAACCCGGAGACCCCGCTGTCGCGGCGGCGCGACTGGGTCGAGGTCGAGCTGGATCTGGGTGACGGGCCGCAGCGCTACACCCGCGAGACCAACGTGATGCCGCAGTGGGCCGGCTCCTGCTGGTACGAGCTGCGCTACCTGGACCCGACCAACAGCGACCGGTTCGTCGACGCGGAGAACGAGCAGTACTGGATGGGCCCGCGCGGCGACGGCGACTGCGGGGGCACCGACCTGTACGTCGGCGGCGCCGAGCACGCCGTGCTGCACCTGCTGTACGCGCGGTTCTGGCACAAGGTGCTGTACGACCTGGGTCACGTGTCGTCGTTCGAGCCGTTCCGCAAGCTGTTCAACCAGGGCATGATCCAGGCGTACGCGTACACCGACTCGCGCGGCAGTTACGTGCAGGCCGAGGAGGTCATGGAGCGCGACGGCGCCTACTACCTGGGTGACCTGACGGTCAACCGCGAGTACGGCAAGATGGGCAAGTCGCTGAAGAACGTGGTGACCCCCGACGACATGTGCGCCGCGTACGGCGCGGACACCTTCCGGGTGTACGAGATGTCGATGGGCCCGCTGGAGGTCTCGCGCCCCTGGGAGACCAGGGCGGTGGTCGGCTCGTACCGGTTCCTGCAGCGGGTCTGGCGGGCCGTCGTCGACGAGCAGACCGGGGCGCTGCGGGTCACCGAGGACCCGGCCGACGGGGCGACCCGCCGGCTGCTGCACACGGTGATCGACGGGGTCCGTGGCGACATGGACGGCATCCGGTTCAACACCGCGATCGCCAAGCTGATCCAGTTGACCAACGGGCTGACCGGGCTGTCGGCGACGCCCCGCGAGGTGGCCGAGCCGCTGGTGCTGATGGTGGCGCCGTTCGCCCCGCACCTGGCGGAGGAGCTGTGGCGCAAGCTGGGCCACGACACCTCACTGACGTACGCGGATTTCCCGACCGCTGACCCGGCGCTGCTGGTGGCGGACACGGTGACCTATCCGGTGCAGGTCAACGGCAAGGTCCGTGGCCGCATCGAGGTCCCCGCCGACACCGCCGAGGAGGCCGTCCGCGCGGCTGCCCTGGAGGCGGTGGCCGCAGCGCTGGCCGGTAAGGAACCGCGCAAGGTCATCGTGGTGAAGGGCCGGATGGTCTCCGTCGTCGCCTGA
- the mraZ gene encoding division/cell wall cluster transcriptional repressor MraZ produces the protein MFLGTHTPRLDEKGRLILPAKFRDELAGGVVVTKGQDRCLYVFPTPEFQRIAEQLRAQPMTHKAARAYSRVFFASAHDEVPDKQGRVTIPAHLREYAALDRELVVIGASTRVEIWDKVAWETYLAESEDDFADIEEGVLPGGL, from the coding sequence ATGTTCCTCGGCACCCACACTCCGCGCCTGGACGAAAAGGGCCGGTTGATCCTTCCGGCCAAGTTCCGGGATGAGCTGGCGGGGGGTGTCGTGGTCACCAAAGGGCAGGATCGTTGCCTCTACGTCTTCCCGACTCCTGAGTTCCAGCGGATCGCGGAGCAGTTGCGCGCGCAGCCGATGACGCACAAGGCGGCCCGGGCCTACAGCCGGGTCTTCTTCGCGAGCGCGCACGACGAGGTTCCCGACAAGCAGGGTCGGGTGACCATTCCAGCCCATCTGCGGGAGTATGCCGCGCTCGACCGCGAGTTGGTGGTCATCGGCGCGAGCACGCGGGTGGAGATCTGGGACAAGGTCGCCTGGGAGACCTACCTCGCCGAGAGCGAAGACGACTTCGCCGACATCGAGGAGGGGGTGCTGCCAGGCGGTCTGTAG
- a CDS encoding type 1 glutamine amidotransferase, producing the protein MSSESLRIVWIYPDLLSTYGDRGNALILARRARQRGMPVEVLEVRSDQQLPATADIYLVGGGEDGPQALGAQRLLADGGLHRAVAQGSVVFGVCAGYQLLGTSFFAKGVQCRGLELLDLQSDRGPSRAVGELAGEIDPRLGLPPLTGFENHGGRTHLGPEVSPLARVTAGVGNDGATEGAWRGKLLGTYSHGPALARNPALADLLLRWATGAHQLPPLDDTWPDRLRNERRSAVAAARQ; encoded by the coding sequence GTGTCATCTGAGAGCCTGCGCATCGTCTGGATCTACCCCGACCTGCTGTCCACCTACGGCGACCGGGGCAACGCCCTGATCCTCGCCCGCCGGGCCCGCCAACGCGGCATGCCCGTCGAGGTGTTGGAGGTCCGCTCCGACCAGCAGCTGCCCGCGACCGCCGACATCTACCTGGTCGGCGGCGGCGAGGACGGCCCGCAGGCGCTGGGCGCGCAGCGCCTGCTCGCCGACGGCGGTCTGCACCGGGCGGTCGCCCAGGGTTCGGTGGTGTTCGGTGTCTGCGCCGGCTACCAACTGCTCGGCACCTCGTTCTTCGCCAAGGGCGTGCAGTGCCGCGGCCTGGAGCTGCTCGACCTCCAGTCCGACCGGGGCCCGAGCCGGGCCGTGGGCGAGCTGGCCGGTGAGATCGACCCCCGGCTGGGCCTGCCACCGCTGACCGGTTTCGAGAACCACGGCGGCCGCACCCACCTCGGCCCGGAGGTCTCCCCGCTGGCCCGGGTCACCGCCGGGGTGGGCAACGATGGTGCCACCGAGGGCGCGTGGCGCGGCAAGCTGCTGGGCACCTATTCGCACGGCCCGGCGCTGGCCCGCAACCCCGCCCTGGCCGACCTGCTGCTGCGCTGGGCCACCGGGGCACACCAGCTTCCTCCGCTGGACGACACCTGGCCCGACCGGCTCCGCAACGAGCGCCGCTCCGCGGTGGCCGCCGCCCGGCAATGA
- a CDS encoding TVP38/TMEM64 family protein, with amino-acid sequence MIRAVRRLLRQPSAARFALLVLLIGGCGLLLLLVPRPDPEQLPLLADRLGDLAPVAAILGGALLLVALVPRTFITLAAGAIFGPLEGAAYALGAALVAAAIGFTVGRLLGREFVAERVRGRLARLDGWFARQSVFGVVTVRLLPIAGFGLVSYGYGTTGARVLPFLAGSVIASAPTAVGYAAIGSAVSSPGHINWYAAAPASLGLIASVVLIHQWWRAERRRRRMPV; translated from the coding sequence ATGATCCGAGCCGTCCGTCGGCTGCTCCGGCAACCGTCGGCCGCCCGGTTCGCCCTGCTCGTGCTGCTGATCGGCGGGTGCGGGCTGCTGCTCCTCCTGGTGCCCCGTCCGGATCCGGAGCAGTTGCCGCTGCTGGCCGACCGGCTGGGCGACCTCGCCCCGGTGGCGGCGATCCTCGGCGGCGCTCTGCTGCTGGTCGCGCTGGTACCCCGTACCTTCATCACGCTCGCCGCGGGCGCGATCTTCGGCCCCCTGGAGGGCGCCGCGTACGCCCTGGGCGCCGCGTTGGTGGCCGCGGCGATCGGGTTCACTGTCGGCCGGCTGCTCGGCCGGGAGTTCGTGGCCGAACGGGTCCGTGGTCGCCTGGCCCGCCTCGATGGCTGGTTCGCCCGGCAGAGCGTGTTCGGTGTGGTCACCGTGCGGCTGCTGCCCATCGCCGGCTTCGGGCTGGTCAGCTACGGCTACGGCACGACCGGCGCGCGGGTGCTGCCGTTTTTGGCCGGCAGCGTGATCGCCTCCGCGCCGACCGCCGTCGGCTACGCGGCGATCGGCTCGGCGGTCAGCTCGCCCGGCCACATCAACTGGTATGCCGCCGCACCGGCCAGCCTCGGCCTGATCGCCAGCGTGGTGCTCATCCACCAGTGGTGGCGTGCCGAGCGCCGACGCCGTCGCATGCCGGTCTGA
- a CDS encoding AAA family ATPase, with translation MTQQTWDEVGGLLPHDEFRAASEAIVANIEQVIEGKTATVRLALAVLLAEGHLLIEDVPGVGKTKLAKALARSIDCTVRRIQFTPDLLPSDVTGVSVYNQETHDFEFRPGAVFANLVVGDEINRASPKTQSALLECMEERQVTVDGVTYQLQTPFMVIATQNPIEMEGTYPLPEAQRDRFTARIAMGYPDSNAELAMLDGHGATDPLNELRSVSDAAIVRQLIATVRQVHVADAVKQYAIDLVTATREAPDLRLGASPRATLQLLRTARAVAALEGRDYVLPDDLQALAVPVLAHRIIPTADAQLARRTTDAIVSELVHRLPLPHDRQRNPYDTRPGTGTGNGRAPYEPRRP, from the coding sequence GTGACACAACAGACCTGGGACGAGGTGGGCGGCCTATTGCCGCACGACGAGTTCCGCGCCGCCAGCGAGGCCATCGTGGCCAACATCGAGCAGGTCATCGAGGGTAAGACCGCCACCGTGCGGCTCGCCCTGGCCGTCCTGCTCGCCGAGGGTCACCTCCTGATCGAAGACGTGCCGGGTGTCGGCAAGACCAAGCTGGCCAAGGCCCTGGCGCGGTCCATCGACTGCACGGTGCGACGGATCCAGTTCACCCCCGACCTGTTGCCCAGCGACGTCACCGGGGTCAGCGTCTACAACCAGGAGACGCACGACTTCGAGTTCCGTCCCGGTGCCGTGTTTGCCAACCTGGTGGTCGGCGACGAGATCAACCGGGCCTCGCCGAAGACCCAGTCGGCGTTGCTGGAGTGCATGGAGGAACGGCAGGTCACCGTCGACGGTGTCACCTACCAGCTCCAGACCCCCTTCATGGTCATCGCCACCCAGAACCCGATCGAGATGGAGGGGACCTACCCGCTGCCCGAGGCGCAGCGCGACAGGTTCACCGCCCGTATCGCGATGGGCTACCCGGACTCCAACGCCGAGCTGGCCATGCTCGACGGGCACGGGGCCACCGACCCGCTGAACGAGCTGCGCTCGGTCTCCGACGCGGCCATCGTCCGACAGCTCATCGCCACCGTCCGACAGGTGCACGTCGCGGACGCGGTCAAGCAGTACGCGATCGACCTGGTCACCGCCACCCGCGAGGCACCTGACCTGCGGCTCGGCGCCTCCCCCCGGGCGACCCTGCAACTGCTGCGCACCGCCCGGGCGGTCGCCGCCCTGGAGGGTCGCGACTACGTGCTCCCCGACGACCTGCAGGCCCTGGCGGTGCCGGTGCTCGCGCACCGGATCATCCCGACGGCCGACGCGCAGCTCGCCCGACGCACCACCGACGCGATCGTCTCCGAGCTGGTGCACCGCCTGCCGTTGCCACACGACAGGCAGCGCAACCCGTACGACACCCGCCCCGGCACCGGCACCGGCAACGGCCGCGCGCCCTACGAGCCGCGGAGGCCATGA
- a CDS encoding phosphotransferase, with protein sequence MAEPTAGPAGEPLSGGFVADVVRIGDTVRRTPPANLDFVGALLRHLTGVGADLAPRHLGVDAHGRQMLSYVAGRVPWRDREDPAFFADAALVRLAELIRRLHDACAGTGLAGDAETVCHRDLSPKNTVYRDSPAGPLPVAFLDWDLAGPGRRIEDVAFAGWHWAALGEGADPVELGRRCRLLSDAYDAASTATAPATLARAELVGVMLDQIESTWRGIDAGTDRDEPGMRRLRDQGTVEGIRSWQNWLSSHRGIVAAALKA encoded by the coding sequence GTGGCCGAGCCGACCGCCGGCCCGGCCGGGGAGCCACTGTCCGGCGGATTCGTCGCCGACGTGGTCCGGATCGGGGACACGGTACGACGTACCCCGCCCGCCAACCTGGACTTCGTCGGCGCGCTGCTGCGCCACCTGACCGGGGTGGGCGCGGACCTCGCGCCCCGCCACCTGGGCGTCGACGCCCACGGTCGGCAGATGCTCAGCTACGTCGCGGGTCGGGTGCCGTGGCGGGACCGGGAGGATCCGGCGTTCTTCGCCGACGCGGCGCTGGTGCGGCTGGCCGAGCTGATCCGGCGGCTGCACGACGCGTGTGCGGGCACCGGGCTGGCGGGCGACGCCGAGACGGTGTGCCACCGCGACCTGTCGCCGAAGAACACTGTGTACCGGGACTCCCCCGCCGGGCCACTGCCGGTGGCCTTCCTCGACTGGGACCTGGCCGGCCCGGGCCGGCGGATCGAGGACGTCGCGTTCGCAGGCTGGCACTGGGCCGCGTTGGGCGAGGGCGCCGACCCGGTCGAGCTGGGTCGGCGCTGCCGGCTCCTCAGCGACGCCTACGACGCGGCGTCGACCGCGACCGCACCGGCCACGCTGGCGCGGGCCGAACTGGTGGGCGTGATGCTCGACCAGATCGAGAGCACCTGGCGGGGCATCGACGCCGGCACCGACCGCGACGAGCCGGGCATGCGCCGCCTGCGCGACCAGGGCACGGTCGAAGGAATACGAAGCTGGCAGAACTGGCTGAGCTCCCACCGCGGAATCGTGGCGGCCGCGCTGAAGGCCTGA